GGCCAGGTCAGCGACCCGCGCACGCTGTTCGCGGAGGTCGCGTGATGGTGCCGCACATCGCCGCGCTCGCGGCCACGCTGACCTTCGTCGCCGCGACCACCCGCGCCTTCGCCCACCGCGGCAAGCCGCTGCTGCCGCCGCACGTGCCGACCCCTGCGCTGCCGCCGGCGACGCCGGCCGACGCGGCCGCCGCACCTGCCACCGTGTCCCAGGAGACCTGCTGATGGCCGGATTCGCCGCCCTCACCTCGGCCAGCGTGGTGCTGCGCCAGACCAACATCGACACCGACCAGATCATCCCGGCGCGGTTCCTGTCCACCACCGAGCGCGCCGGCCTCGGCCGCAATGCGTTCAACGACTGGCGCTGGCAGGCCGACGGCACGCCGAACCCGGAGTTCGCGTTCAACCAGCCGCACAACGCCGGCCGCCAGATCCTGCTGGCCGGGCGCAACTTCGGCTGCGGCTCCTCGCGCGAGCACGCGCCGTGGGCGCTGACCGACCTGGGCCTGCGCGCCATCGTCAGCAGCGAGATCGCCGACATCTTCCGCAACAACAGCCTCAAGAACGGGCTGCTGCCGATCGTGCTGGCCGAGGCCGACGTGCAGACGCTGATGCAGCGTCCGGACGACGCGCTGACCGTGGACGTGGCCGCGCGCGAACTGCGCACGCCCGACGGCCGGGTCTACGCCTTCCCGCTCGACGAGTTCTCGCAGACCTGCCTGCTCGAAGGCGTCGACGAACTCGGCTACCTGCTGCTGCGCGAACCCTTCATCGCACAGTACGAGGCCGCCCATGCACGCTGACATCGTCGTCCTGCCCGGCGACGGCATCGGCCCTGAAGTCACCGCCGCGGCGGTGTCGGTGCTGCGCACCATCGCCCGCCGCTACCAGCACACGTTCGAGTTCCACGAACACGACATCGGCGGCATCGCCATCGACCGCCACGGCGAGCCGCTGCCGGCGGCGACGCTGGCCGCCTGCCAGCAGGCCGACGCGGTGCTGCTGGGCGCGGTCGGCGGGCCGAAATGGTCCGATCCCAATGCCACGATCCGCCCCGAGCAGGGCCTGCTGGCGATCCGCCGCGGCCTGGGCCTGTTCGCCAACCTGCGCCCGGTCAAGCCGCACCCGGCGGCGCTGGACGCCTCGCCGATCAAGTCGCATCTGCTCACCGGCGTGG
This sequence is a window from Xanthomonas sp. CFBP 8443. Protein-coding genes within it:
- the leuD gene encoding 3-isopropylmalate dehydratase small subunit, whose product is MAGFAALTSASVVLRQTNIDTDQIIPARFLSTTERAGLGRNAFNDWRWQADGTPNPEFAFNQPHNAGRQILLAGRNFGCGSSREHAPWALTDLGLRAIVSSEIADIFRNNSLKNGLLPIVLAEADVQTLMQRPDDALTVDVAARELRTPDGRVYAFPLDEFSQTCLLEGVDELGYLLLREPFIAQYEAAHAR